Proteins from a genomic interval of Salvelinus sp. IW2-2015 linkage group LG14, ASM291031v2, whole genome shotgun sequence:
- the LOC111972934 gene encoding vacuolar protein sorting-associated protein VTA1 homolog isoform X2, producing MALPPQLKAIQHYLRTAQEHEKRDPVVAYYCRLYAMQTGMKLDSKTPECRKFLVKLMGQLETMKKELTDSDSITQEVVGNAHIENYALKMFLYADNEDRSGRFHKNMIKSFYTSSLLLDVLSVFGELSEENIQHRKYARWKATYIHNCLKSGETPQAGPAGYEEETYEEEYGAEGGGGPSSQSAQPQSPPHSQPGFGDPNQGPGSMGGLPYPPINYNNIHIPPGAHCPANTPAELPPPAGEAIKPVPVPRSIPAVDPSLRSATQEGDVRLTPEDYTRAQKYCKYADSALQYEDVGTAVQNLQKALKLLTTGKE from the exons GTCGGCTTTATGCCATGCAGACGGGAATGAAACTGGACAGCAAAACCCCAGAATGTCGGAAGTTTCTTGTGAAACTGATGGGCCAGTTAGAAACG ATGAAGAAGGAGCTGACTGACAGTGACTCAATCACCCAGGAAGTTGTCGGCAATGCACACATCGAAAACTATGCCTTAAAAATGTTCCTCTATGCTGACAACGAGGATCGGTCAGGAAGATTCCACAA GAATATGATTAAGTCCTTCTACACATCTAGCCTTTTGTTAGATGTCCTGTCAGTTTTCGGCGAGTTATCGGAGGAG AACATCCAGCACAGGAAGTATGCGAGATGGAAGGCCACTTACATCCACAACTGTCTGAAGAGTGGTGAAACCCCACAGGCTGGCCCTGCTGGCTATGAAGAGGAAACATATG AGGAGGAGTATGGTGctgagggtggagggggacccTCCTCCCAGTCTGCTCAGCCCCAGTCTCCACCTCATTCCCAGCCCGGCTTCGGGGATCCAAACCAGGGGCCTGGGTCCATGGGCGGTCTCCCCTACCCCCCCATCAACTACAACAATATCCACATCCCCCCTGGAGCCCATTGCCCAGCCAACACACCTGCAGAGCTCCCTCCACCTGCAG GAGAAGCCATTAAACCAGTGCCTGTTCCCCGAAGCATTCCAGCGGTCGACCCCTCACTGCGGAGTGCCACTCAGGAAG GTGACGTGCGCCTCACGCCAGAGGACTACACCAGAGCTCAGAAGTACTGCAAGTACGCCGACAGTGCCCTGCAGTATGAAGACGTGGGCACGGCGGTGCAGAATCTGCAGAAGGCCCTGAAGTTGCTTACCACTGGCAAAGAATGA
- the LOC111972934 gene encoding vacuolar protein sorting-associated protein VTA1 homolog isoform X1 — protein MALPPQLKAIQHYLRTAQEHEKRDPVVAYYCRLYAMQTGMKLDSKTPECRKFLVKLMGQLETMKKELTDSDSITQEVVGNAHIENYALKMFLYADNEDRSGRFHKNMIKSFYTSSLLLDVLSVFGELSEENIQHRKYARWKATYIHNCLKSGETPQAGPAGYEEETYEEEYGAEGGGGPSSQSAQPQSPPHSQPGFGDPNQGPGSMGGLPYPPINYNNIHIPPGAHCPANTPAELPPPAAGEAIKPVPVPRSIPAVDPSLRSATQEGDVRLTPEDYTRAQKYCKYADSALQYEDVGTAVQNLQKALKLLTTGKE, from the exons GTCGGCTTTATGCCATGCAGACGGGAATGAAACTGGACAGCAAAACCCCAGAATGTCGGAAGTTTCTTGTGAAACTGATGGGCCAGTTAGAAACG ATGAAGAAGGAGCTGACTGACAGTGACTCAATCACCCAGGAAGTTGTCGGCAATGCACACATCGAAAACTATGCCTTAAAAATGTTCCTCTATGCTGACAACGAGGATCGGTCAGGAAGATTCCACAA GAATATGATTAAGTCCTTCTACACATCTAGCCTTTTGTTAGATGTCCTGTCAGTTTTCGGCGAGTTATCGGAGGAG AACATCCAGCACAGGAAGTATGCGAGATGGAAGGCCACTTACATCCACAACTGTCTGAAGAGTGGTGAAACCCCACAGGCTGGCCCTGCTGGCTATGAAGAGGAAACATATG AGGAGGAGTATGGTGctgagggtggagggggacccTCCTCCCAGTCTGCTCAGCCCCAGTCTCCACCTCATTCCCAGCCCGGCTTCGGGGATCCAAACCAGGGGCCTGGGTCCATGGGCGGTCTCCCCTACCCCCCCATCAACTACAACAATATCCACATCCCCCCTGGAGCCCATTGCCCAGCCAACACACCTGCAGAGCTCCCTCCACCTGCAG CAGGAGAAGCCATTAAACCAGTGCCTGTTCCCCGAAGCATTCCAGCGGTCGACCCCTCACTGCGGAGTGCCACTCAGGAAG GTGACGTGCGCCTCACGCCAGAGGACTACACCAGAGCTCAGAAGTACTGCAAGTACGCCGACAGTGCCCTGCAGTATGAAGACGTGGGCACGGCGGTGCAGAATCTGCAGAAGGCCCTGAAGTTGCTTACCACTGGCAAAGAATGA